One Fusobacterium russii ATCC 25533 genomic region harbors:
- a CDS encoding DUF1904 domain-containing protein produces MPHLKIRGIEKKLIVENSKEIIDELTSIIGCDRNWFTLEHQETEYIFDGKIREGYTFIEIYWFPRTEEVKKRVAAFLTEFIKKINGNKDCCIIFFELSGDNYCDNGEFF; encoded by the coding sequence ATGCCACATTTAAAAATAAGAGGTATTGAAAAAAAGTTAATAGTTGAGAATAGTAAAGAAATAATTGATGAACTTACATCTATTATAGGTTGCGATAGAAATTGGTTTACGCTTGAACATCAAGAAACAGAATATATTTTTGATGGAAAAATCAGAGAAGGTTATACTTTTATTGAAATTTATTGGTTTCCTAGAACAGAAGAAGTTAAAAAAAGAGTTGCAGCTTTTTTAACAGAATTTATTAAAAAAATTAATGGTAATAAAGATTGCTGTATAATATTCTTTGAACTTTCCGGAGATAATTATTGTGACAATGGGGAATTTTTCTAA
- a CDS encoding esterase/lipase family protein, with amino-acid sequence MNYRLILVHGFFRTYKDMRDLEENLLNMGYQVENLNFPLTFPRLEMSVQILKNYLLSLKEKQVTENEEIVIIGYGFGGVLIRETLKDEELKNIVDKIILVSSPIIDSKLHRRLKRLFVFIDLIFKPLAIYQKLRKNKKIFDSNIEVGLIIGTESEGFFKKWLGKFNDGLVDLKDADMKNVKDKVLIPVPHSEIHKKIGTARYINNFVTKGRFRLE; translated from the coding sequence ATGAACTATAGGCTTATTCTTGTCCATGGATTTTTTAGAACATATAAAGATATGAGAGATCTGGAAGAAAATTTGTTAAATATGGGGTATCAGGTGGAAAATTTAAATTTCCCACTAACTTTTCCTCGTTTAGAAATGTCAGTGCAAATTCTAAAAAATTACTTGTTAAGTTTAAAAGAAAAACAAGTGACTGAAAATGAAGAAATTGTAATTATTGGTTATGGTTTCGGAGGAGTGTTAATAAGAGAAACTTTAAAAGATGAAGAATTAAAAAACATTGTAGACAAAATCATTCTGGTGTCTTCTCCCATAATTGATTCAAAGCTTCATAGAAGATTGAAAAGACTTTTTGTTTTTATTGATTTAATTTTTAAACCGTTAGCTATTTATCAAAAATTAAGAAAAAATAAAAAAATTTTTGACAGTAACATAGAAGTAGGACTAATAATAGGAACAGAATCAGAAGGATTTTTCAAAAAGTGGTTAGGAAAATTTAATGACGGCTTAGTTGATTTGAAAGATGCTGATATGAAGAATGTTAAAGATAAAGTTTTAATTCCAGTACCTCATAGTGAAATTCATAAGAAAATAGGAACAGCTAGGTATATAAATAATTTCGTAACAAAAGGAAGATTTCGTTTAGAATGA
- a CDS encoding tyrosine-type recombinase/integrase gives MPFDNHFRLLCQELTLNYYTIHDTRHTLASMLSNTQADKDTIIKMIGHSSYRTTSKIYIHKTLSDMKKVVDMI, from the coding sequence ATTCCCTTTGACAATCACTTTAGATTATTATGTCAAGAGTTAACATTGAACTATTATACAATTCACGATACAAGACATACATTGGCTTCAATGCTATCTAATACTCAAGCTGATAAAGATACAATAATTAAAATGATAGGTCATAGCAGTTATAGGACAACATCAAAAATATACATTCATAAAACTTTAAGTGATATGAAAAAAGTTGTTGATATGATATAA